Proteins encoded in a region of the Drosophila gunungcola strain Sukarami chromosome 3L unlocalized genomic scaffold, Dgunungcola_SK_2 000005F, whole genome shotgun sequence genome:
- the LOC128259095 gene encoding puromycin-sensitive aminopeptidase isoform X4 — protein sequence MSFTGELNDKMKGFYRSKYFGPNGEERYAGVTQFEATDARRCFPCWDEPAIKATFDITLVVPKDRVALSNMPVVKEDSLPDDLRRVRFDRTPIMSTYLVAVVVGEYDYVEGKSDDGVLVRVFTPVGKREQGTFALEVATKVLPYYKDYFNIAYPLPKMDLIAISDFSAGAMENWGLVTYRETFVLVDPKNTSLMRKQSIALTVGHEIAHQWFGNLVTMEWWTHLWLNEGYASFVEFLCVHHLFPEYDIWTQFVTDMYTRALELDSLKNSHPIEVPVGHPSEIDEIFDEISYNKGASVIRMLHDYIGEDDFRKGMNLYLTRHQYGNTCTEDLWAALQEASSKNVGDVMTSWTQHKGFPVVSVESEQTSKNQRLLRLKQCKFTADGSPADENCLWVVPISVSTSKNPTGIAKTFLLDKPSMEVTLENVDEGDWIKINPGTVGYYRTRYSNKMLEQLMPAVEKMELPPLDRLGLIDDMFAMVQAGHANTAEVLDLVDSYRNETNYTVWTAITNSLTNLHILISHTDLMDDFHRFGRNLYEPVAYRLGWEPHDGENHLDTLLRSLVLTRLVSFRSIETIGEAKNRFRSHVSGTNPLPADLRTTCYKAVLQDGDEQIFEEMLDLYRATDLHEEQDRISRALGCCGDVKLLRRVIDFAMSGEVRAQDAVFVIVAVAINPKGRDMAWEFFKENNKQLLERYQGGFLLSRLIKYLIENFATEERAKEVEEFFQVNQIPGCERTVSQAVETIRLNAAWLQRDREQLALFLRDDE from the exons ATGTCCTTCACCGGCGAGCTGAACGACAAGATGAAGGGCTTCTACAGAAGCAAGTACTTTGGACCCAATGGCGAAGAGCGCTATGCGGGAGTGACCCAATTCGAGGCCACCGATGCAAGGCGCTGCTTCCCCTGCTGGGACGAACCGGCCATCAAGGCCACCTTCGACATCACCCTGGTGGTGCCCAAGGATCGCGTGGCCCTGTCCAACATGCCGGTCGTCAAGGAGGACTCCCTGCCAGACGATCTGCGACGCGTGCGCTTCGATCGTACGCCCATCATGTCCACCTACCTGGTGGCCGTCGTAGTGGGCGAATACGATTATGTGGAGGGCAAGTCCGATGATGGCGTGCTCGTCCGCGTTTTCACTCCCGTCGGCAAACGCGAACAGGGCACATTTGCCCTGGAGGTGGCCACCAAAGTGCTGCCCTACTACAAGGACTACTTCAACATCGCCTATCCGCTGCCCAAAATGGATCTGATCGCCATCTCGGACTTCTCCGCCGGCGCCATGGAGAACTGGGGTCTGGTCACTTACCGCGAGACTTTCGTTCTGGTGGATCCCAAAAACACTTCGCTAATGCGCAAGCAATCGATTGCTCTGACAGTGGGTCACGAGATTGCCCACCAGTGGTTCG GCAACCTGGTGACCATGGAATGGTGGACCCACCTCTGGTTGAACGAGGGCTACGCCTCGTTTGTGGAGTTCCTGTGCGTGCACCACCTGTTTCCCGAGTACGACATCTGGACGCAGTTCGTCACGGACATGTACACGCGAGCTTTGGAGCTGGACTCCCTCAAAAATTCGCATCCCATCGAAGTGCCCGTGGGTCATCCGTCCGAAATCGACGAGATCTTCGACGAGATTAGCTACAATAAGGGTGCCTCGGTGATTCGCATGCTGCACGACTACATTGGCGAAGATGACTTCAGGAAGGGAATGAATCTGTACCTTACTCGTCATCAGTACGGGAACACCTGTACCGAGGATTTGTGGGCTGCCCTGCAGGAAGCTAGCTCTAAGAACGTGGGCGATGTGATGACCTCGTGGACACAGCACAAAGGCTTTCCGGTCGTCAGTGTGGAATCTGAGCAGACGTCCAAAAACCAGCGTCTGCTGCGCCTGAAGCAGTGCAAATTCACTGCCGATGGATCGCCGGCGGACGAGAACTGCCTGTGGGTGGTGCCCATTTCGGTGTCTACCTCGAAGAACCCCACTGGCATCGCGAAGACCTTCCTGCTGGACAAGCCCTCGATGGAGGTGACCCTCGAGAATGTAGATGAAGGCGATTGGATCAAGATAAACCCGGGAACAGTGGGCTATTACCGCACCCGCTACTCAAATAAAATGCTTGAACAGCTAATGCCCGCTGTGGAGAAGATGGAGCTACCGCCTCTCGATCGTCTGGGATTAATAGATGATATGTTCGCCATGGTGCAAGCGGGTCATGCCAACACTGCCGAGGTCCTGGATCTGGTGGATTCGTACAGGAACGAGACGAACTACACCGTGTGGACTGCGATCACCAATTCGCTTACCAATCTGCACATTCTTATCTCGCACACGGATCTCATGGATGACTTTCATCGCTTTGGTCGCAATCTGTATGAGCCGGTGGCCTATCGCCTGGGCTGGGAGCCACACGATGGCGAGAATCACCTGGACACTTTGCTCAGGAGTCTGGTGCTCACACGCCTCGTATCCTTCCGCAGTATCGAAACCATTGGGGAGGCGAAAAATCGCTTCCGCAGCCATGTGAGCGGCACGAATCCGCTGCCGGCGGATCTGCGCACCACTTGCTACAAAGCTGTCCTGCAGGATGGCGACGAGCAGATCTTCGAGGAGATGCTTGACCTATACAGGGCCACCGATCTGCATGAGGAGCAGGATCGAATCTCTCGAGCACTGGGCTGCTGCGGGGATGTTAAGCTGTTGCGCCGCGTCATTGACTTTGCCATGTCT ggTGAAGTGAGGGCTCAGGATGCTGTCTTTGTAATTGTCGCCGTGGCTATCAATCCCAAGGGCCGTGATATGGCATGGGAATTCTTTAAGGAGAACAACAAACAGCTTTTGGAACGCTACCAG GGTGGCTTCCTTCTCTCCCGACTGATCAAGTATCTCATCGAGAACTTTGCTACCGAGGAGCGGGCCAAGGAGGTGGAGGAGTTCTTCCAGGTCAACCAAATACCCGGTTGCGAGCGCACTGTATCCCAGGCGGTGGAGACGATCCGCCTAAATGCCGCCTGGCTGCAGCGGGATCGCGAGCAGCTGGCCCTCTTCCTGAGGGACGATGAATAA